The nucleotide window cgcaaaaacaataaaatatttctccTTAACTATTCGCCAACCTTTATCCAATTCTGcttcaattttcttttcactcATTTTGTCACTTTTCGAAATTGAAACACAATTCACTGAATAACTGTAgtatatttccttttttatgCGAAGAAACACTTTTCACAAACTTTTCACTACACTTACAGGATCACCAACGCTCCTCATTGGCCGAAAGCTGTCGAACAACTTCCCCTAAATTTTAACGCgtctattgtatttatttatttggtctAACTACTGTAGACGCACTTCATGCGCCTAAGTGCTACGATATGTGCAGTAGCTCGTCGACGGATAAAATGTAATATCGCTATGACAATTAAATACTTTTGGAGtactttacattttatttattgcgtatatacataaatatatttgtaagtaaATGATAACGCGATTATCGGTGGAAGTGCACGTACATTGAGGTGGATACGTCCAaatctaattattttaattgaaatcataAAGTGGCACAGCCGAATGAGCAACTTGCTCTCAAATTACTCTGAAATTACTGATTTAAAAAGCACTTGAAATTTGCTCCACAATTCTAAAGTAAATCTTCaatttgttatatattaaaattaaataattatatttacagtGAGTTGGCAActatattatttgtattcatttataattataataatttaaataaaatatattatatactattatTAATGCATTAGTATGAATATCAACAAAATTCTTAAAGCTTAAAAGTAGTGAAatgacaataataaataatttagaatGCACCCCTGTGTTTAGTTTAACTTTTGTTTTGTAGTATAAACTTACACTAGCAAAATGAAATTCTATTCCATCACAGTACATATATCTTTAATATTTCCTATTGTGCGAAGAGTCTTCACAATCCATTTTCTGTACCAAATATGGCTCTCTGTCAGACACGCGCTCTTTAGACCAGTCTTCAATTTCTCGCTGGGCATCACATGAGTCCGCAAACATTTTAAACGTTTCACACCGCGCAGATTTTGGTGACGCTTCAATATTGTTCCTTAAAAGATAGTCAGGTGCATCCCAGGGCTGCGCCTCAGCTGTGCCGTATATTATGTATATCAGATTACCCACAAAGAAAACGGATGCAGCGATTATAAATACGACTTGCCACTCCGCACGATTGtgctgaaaaaaaatgtaatttaaaatatacttatatttttttttctgtttcacAAACAAAGTTCGACTTACCGCATCAGTGACTATAAAGCCCACCACCAAGGGCGTCAACAAAGAGACCACATTAGCCAGTGTATTCACGATGCCCATCACTACGCCCGCATGATTCGGCGACACATCAATCGTACTGAGTACACAACCGATGGTGATACCACCGTTGAACCCGACATTGAGAGTCATTAAAGCAATGGCCCAAGATTTATTGGTATCATCAAGAAAACCAATGCCGATCATCAGAAATGCTGGTAACCATAACGCCATCGTATTAGCAATCTTACGTACCGCCGTCAAGGAGAGCCAATTTTTAGCGACCGCCATATTTCCGAAGAAGAGATATGTATAGGACATAATCCAACGCGCTATATATGGTAGTGCAGAGCATAGCGCATTGCTCTTGATATTCATATTAAATACACCATTAAAGTAGGAAGGAACCTGCGTTTGCACTGTGCTGAAGCCCCACGTTTCGGCGCAGCGCACAAAGAGTAATGCCAAGAAAGGCACGGATGTAAACATTGCCAACCACGGCACAGGTATTTTTCGCTCATGGAAATCGTCCTCCCTTTTCATTGAGCTTTCGATGTACTCGCACTCCGCTTTCGTTATAAAACGCGATTTCGGCGGATTATTTGCAGCGAAAATTTGCCAAAACACACACCAGACGAAACCAATGCTTGCGGAGATATACGAAATGCCTGGCCAACCGATCGCACTGCTCGCAATCATACCACTCACAAGCATTGCCAACACCGTACCACAATCGACACCCGAGTAGGTGAGCGCGCCCAACAAGTTGCGCTCTTGTGGCGGCGACCACTTGGCAATGTGCTCGTGTATGGCGGGAAAGAGTGCTGCCTGGCAGAGACCCTGCAGTATGCGTATAACGCAGTATATCTGCCAGCCGCCCCAAGGCACCAGAAATGGTGTGAGCAAACTGCACACAGACGAACCGAAGACACCAATGCTCATCACAATTTTAGCGCCGAAACGTCGACTCAGATAGCCGCCGGGAAACTGTGTGACCACATAACCCCAGTAGAAGCTGGAAATGATATACGACTTTTGTTGTTCGGTCCAATCAAATTCCTTTAAAGTATTGAAATAATGAGCGTTTGTGAGTAAGGAAAAACTGCGtagatgcatacatatgtacgtaaaagCTAACCTGAAAGTTGGGATTCGTGCTTTCGGCATTTGTCATCGCGACCACAGCGACCGATATATTTAAACGACTTATTGAGACTGCAACAATGTTGAAGAACAGCAGCAGGGTTTGTACATGGCGTACGCCAAAGCGTGGACctgaaatattcaatttaaatttaaatttttattaaaggtcGTTAATGATTAAGAGTTCCGAAAACTTGCATAGTAACAAATTAGTTAAAAGCGTCAACGTGACTAACAATAAAGAATTtccgaaataaaactttattacaAATCACCAAAAACTAAAGAGCTTAACTCTAAATTCCTTAATAACAGATtaactaattatttataaatataagacCGCttcttatatacacatattcagGTGACAgaacaaatgaaatatatatacacatatcacCATTAAAAATCATGATTTATAATTCAACTCCGGTCGATTTGTTTATACTCCacaatatatgtctgtatgtttgtcgCTATGATTACGATCTTAACCATAATTACCACTTGAGACCGTACACACCGATCACCGCCAACATAACCTAGCCTAACTGTTTATGCATTGTTTTCCCTCCAACATTATTCATTAAATCAACTTGAAGGTatgagtaaataataaatatagctACGATATAAATCATTATAAATCTTGGCATTGTGATCTAACGGTTATAAAGATTAAAGACATTTCaagtgtttaatattttattggtttggtCGTGTCGAATATTTTGGCAgcaatgtgctttattgtttccgcaaatataatattaatcagTGAATTTCAAGTGTATATTCATTTGCGGGTGAATTACTTTCATCCTGTAGGCCTCGGACAACAACACGAGCATTGGTCATCATGTATTTGTTGTGTATTAGTTATCATTACAACTTTGTGGTACTCGTATTCCCAATATGTGATGATGTAGAAAGATCTGATGCTATCCTATAAGCACTTAATATAGACTGCAGAGTAACGTTACTCATCAAACCTCGTGGTATAATTTctatataacaaattcatgttGTCCTTCttctgcatatattttttattgagatcAAATAAACTAAGGTATTTAGGACCATTTAATATCTAAACTAGCACATCTACTTCTACGTAATACTTTCTGTTCTTCCTTCACATTCACTTCTCTTTTGTACTAAGAATTTTTTTGTTAGTCAGAGTCTAAACTAAATTAATCCGATATTTTGAGGAAAGAACCTTATAAATTACTATTACCCGATGCATCCAACAACTTTTTTGATATGTAATGAATAAATTCGTATATTACCGgtggaaattgaatttaatgaattttgccATAGGCGGTCTCGAACCCGTGTTGTTAAAGGAGGAGTGAACTAACAAGAGACCGTCAAATGGGACGACAGACCAACAGTTTCAAAGATCGGCCAGAAAAGCCCCAATGTTGACGCAAAGAGCGGTAGAAAATCTTATGCATTCATCAGGACTCAAGGATCGGCGCGAGAAGCGGAAATATTGACAAAGAGAGTGTTAGAAAATCTTACACAGAAGCTAGTCATACCTTCAATTGCGCAGTCGTAGACATTGTACAATATAATACCATGCAACGTCCTTGTTAACACAAAATATTAATGTAACGACAAATGAATTTTACAAAGTTAGTGAACTGAAATTTCAATTTCCTTAACGATATACCGACCTTTGTCCGCGCCCACAACAATTTGCTCCGTACTCATTTTGTGACAATTTTCACCGATTttaattcacaataaaaaaGTTCACAAACTTTTTAGCAACTGCAAACTTAGATTCTCACTTGTATTTCGATTGCACAACGCTTTTGTGGCAACAGCTCCCACACGACTTGGCTCATAATCCGAAGCAtccattgtatttatttgtttcagtCTACACCGTTAgctcatatatagtatgtttGTTCACCTCCTACTGACGCCTATTTATTAATGATATCGCAAGTACATACAACACTTTGAATTAGTTCGATTTCTATTTGTGGAGgcatcaatttaaaatatggcTGCCGATAAGTTAATGTGtcgctgaaaaaaatatttaaaatgcaaagaaaaaaaattttgttatgtaTCGATTATGAAGATATTGCGATTAATAAAGTCCAAATAACCCAAAAGTCATTAGAAGCGAGACGTATTCGAGCGCTTTACtaataatatatagatatctTGATATGTTCGTATATactgtttattttttctctataCATACTATAAATTACTAAACTAAACAGCCGAACTCATACTCGGTAGCGCACGATCAAATCAACTTGGTTCTTTGTTCGCTTTTCCTATCCTTAGCTCACTTTTAGGCGTCTTAAGGCATATGAAAGTGTTAGGGAGGTTTGAGTTTCAGGTGATGTCTGATATCAATAAAGCTTTcttgttcaataaataaaatgtgaacataattaaattaaattaatgtaacGTTTGCAATTTTAAACAGATTTTGTGAAGAGAAGATCATCAGGAGAAGAGctcaatttttttcgaaatatcaaATGTTGAGGCataaataacatacaaaattcaatatatatatatatatatatttggcgtaggaaccgctttaagcgattatagccgaatccaccagagcgcgccactcattcctcctttttgctttttggcgccaactggaaacaccaagtgaagccaggtcactttgcacttggtctttccaccggagtggaggtcgtcctcttccgcggcttcctccagcgggtactgcatcgaatactttcagagctggagtgttttcttccatccgtacaacatgacctagccagcgtagccgctgtcaatTCAATATCTACCTTAGAATCGCTTTGTTTCCCTGTTTTGAATATCATGAATTGAAGACAACAGAAATTAAGCTTAGctatctgaaaaaatatatggcTTATATTGGTCTTATGCTTAGTTTGGCAGACTTATATTAGGTTCCGCTTTTTTTGCTCCTTATTCAATGATTTATACAAAGTGTTagagtgatcggatttagttcaaatatgcgccgtttcgttcgataatctgtttccatctagacggcaacttcataataccccccatcgtagaagccccctttcttatttgcgaagagctcgggcagccacttttcacacgcctcttttgagttcaatcctacaccaccaagggcgttcaccATGGACAAGAACAGATGGAAATCACtttgcgctatgtccgggctatatggtggaagcgATAAAACctaccatccgagctcccgtagcttgtgacgagtcatcaacgaagtgtgtggtctggcgttgtcctgctGGAATaacttcctgttggccaattaaggacgcttctgatcgatcgcctgcttcaagcggtccagtagTTCGCAGTGGATCGTGGAATTAAACGTCTGACCATAAAGGAGTAGCTCATAGTATAGATGATTCCCtcccaatcccaccaaacttagtcactgtttgggacgattcatcggcccgttttcgcttgatattgtcgtatgtaatcaatttttcgtcgccagtcgccatccgcttcaaaaataggtcgagttcgttccgtttcagcagcatatcgcaggcgttgattcggtccagaaagtttttttgcgtcaaatcatgcggcgcCCAAACATAAAgctgtgtatccagccttctgcaatTCAGATATTCTGTCCACCTCTACTAGTTACTTCGACCATTAATTTCCGAAATAATTCAGCATTTAACTAGCCGAAACTGTTCCCTTTGTGTTCGAACAACGATTTGTTTTCGTTCCCATCCCTGCTTGCCATAGGAATAGGAGGTATATTATGTCAGCAAgaaataaaagctcaattcataatatttaatttaacaaacaaatttaataaaaatcgtaAGTTTatcaataaaatggcttaatattattcaaaatatttaaagttttctcgcttatgtacatatatatcttaataatacataatgaaaaaaaatcaaatttttaagctAACGTTAATTTTAAAGTAGACGTAATTTATGACCGTCGAGTTATGGAACTAATTAATATCAGTCGATAAGTTAAAATTTTCCGTCAGCATCACTTTTCGACTTCGAATCGTTGACATTCTGCACTGCCCATCCTTCGATATCATATTTGTCATCATCACCACCAAAAATTTCCTTAAAAGTGCTCTTCGGTGGCACTGCTACTGGTTCTTCCACGTTATCCTTACGCAGAAAATCAGGAGCGTCCCATGGTTGAGTTTCAGCCGAaccgaaaattatgaaaatcaaGTTACCAATGAAGAAAATAGACGCAGCAATGATGAATACTATTTGCCATTCAGAGCGATTGTGCTAGAAGAGAGAGTAAATGTATTAGTACATAATGAAAATGTTCTTTCAAATCCCAACTCACCACGTCTGTGACTATGACACCCACAACCAGGGGTGTAATCAACGGAATAATGTTAGCCAACGGATTTATAATACCCATTACAACACCAGCATGATTTGGTGACAAATCTATAGTATTGAGAACACAGCCGATGGTGGCACCACCGTTTAAGCCGACATTTATGGTCATTAAAGCAACAGCCAACGCTTTGTTGCTATCATCAAGGAAACCAACACCGATCAGCAGAAATGCTGGCAACCACAATGCCATTGTATTGGCAATCTTACGTACCGTCGTCAGGGAAAGCCAACTTTTAGCGACCGCCATATTTCCGAAGAACAGGTAGATGTAAGTCATAATCCAACGCGCTATGTATGGTAACGCCGAGAAGAACGCATTACTCTTAATGTCCATATTTAATACCCCATTCATGTACGAGGGAATTTGCGATTGTATGGTGCTGAAGCCCCACGTTTCGGAACAGCGTACTAAAAGTACTGCAACAAATGGTACGGATGTGAGCATAGCAAACCAAGGAACtggtattttctttttatggaaATCTTCCTCTCGTTTCATTGAAGTTTCAATATACTCGCACTCGGCTTTCGTTATAAAACGCGAAGATGGTGGATCATTCGAACTAAAAATTATCCAAAGAATGCACCAGGCAAAACAAATACCAGCCGAAATATACGAAATGCCTGGCCAACCGATTGGACTACTGGCTATCAGACCACTAACAAGCATAGCCAACACTATGCCACAATCTTCACCCGAATAGGTCAGTGCACCGATCATATTGCGTTCGTGCGGCGGCGACCATTTGGCAATGTGTTGGTGTATGGCTGGAAATACAGCTGCCTGACAGAGACCCTGTGCGATACGTATGGCGCAGAAAACTTGCCAGCCGCCCCATGGTACGAGGAAAGGTGTGAACAAACTGCATAGCGCCGAGCCGAAGATACTGACACCCATCACAATTTTTGCGCCGTAACGTCGACTCAAATAGCCGCCGGGAAATTGCGTGATCACGTAGCCCCAGTAGAAACAGGATATAATATAGGATTTCTGTTTTTCCGTCCAGTCGAATTCCTGTAACACAAGCcagttaaatttaatataaatattacatttcattGTAGTCTTAGTAGTAATATTTACCTCAAAATTGGGGTTTGTGCTCGCAGCGTTTGTCATCGCCACGATCGCAACCGAGATATTCAAACGACTCATGTACGCAACCATAATGGATAGAAAGAGCAATATAGTTTGAATATGGCGTACTCCAAAGCGTGGACctgaaatgtaaaaattatacttttttggcGTGAAACAGTAAGAATAATAATGATAGATTGCTCTAAAGGGGGCGTTCTATGTTCTATCATAGTAAAGTTATGAACCTCCGATAAACTACTGAAAATAACTTAGTCATGTTACGTACCTAAATGTAggtaaaattatacaatttcatattattactaatgaaataaattatcaatTATCTTTAGTTATACCTATAAAACATATGTTTTAGATATGTTACTGCCTATGTTTGTAAAACAGTGCGTCAAATTAAATACAGATTGTAATAGTCTCGATCTGTCAACGGTGGGTGTGTCCGTTGTGGATTGAATCGCCGTGAAGTGAGAACAATTGAAGAGGAAGTTCTAATCAGTATATAATGTAATCAAAACAAATGATAAATAGTAAATGATAATGTCAGCGTAAGTGTTCCTGCCTGACACTTAACTTATTTAGaataaaatacttcaaaatggaaatttttattttaagtgggCAGGTGGgctgtttttgttggtttttgttctGAAATTAGttcttaaaatttgtaaaaatgtttcaaattataTCGAACATTTGGGTTGgcatttttatgtacaattattGCTTTTTGAAGAAAGTGCCGACGTATTATCAACTCAACAGTTCGGACGCTAAAGTCCTTTACTTCTTTTGTTATCCATATAAAGTAGAAGAGCCCGAAATTTCGAATACCAACTTCGTAATTGGGTTTCGCagaaccaaaaaataatatgctTTAGCTATTCGCCAACCTTTATCCAATTCTGcttcgtttttattttcactcatttttgtcACTTTTCGAAATTAAGAAAACAGATTTCACTCAATAACtgtagtatatttatttttttgtgcgaCGAAACACTTCTCCCAaacttttcacttcactttcaggATACCAACGCTTCTCGTTAGGCGAGCGCTGTCGAGCAACTTCCCCGAAATTTCAGCGTGTCTATTGCATTTATATATTTGGACCAACTGCTGTGAGCGCACTTCAGCTGATTAAGTGCGTAGATACGCGATAACGATgtgacaattaaatatttttgtagatagtatatatgtatattatttgtgcaaattcgtatttatatatacacataagtacCCTTTTATTCAAATGATTGATGTCAATAAACTCGAAACTAAACAACAAACTGATATCAAACAGAGAACAGCCAAGTCCAAATCGACTATCGGTTGGCGAAGAGAAAAGGAGAAAGAATAAAAAGAAGTACAGAGAAAACAGAGAAGAGAGGGAGTCTTCTaggcacttcctccttcaatgtcaaGTAATTGCCATACTGAGGTTAAAACTCCTCGGTAGTCACACCTTTGGCGGACTTAGTGAATCGATTGGAATGGACATAAGTCGACTTAAGAACTATGTTATAGAGTTCAAGCGCTTTTTCGAATCGTGAGGGTCGTTTGATCTGCTAGGAGTGGTGGGTTGCCACATACGACAGTTGAGAGCTGTCtgagtgagattctctgcaatCATGGTTATCTACCTATTGCCTTAaccttacatgcatacatataataatttggTGCTTTCAATATTCATATCTATAAGAACCGATACCGTTTTACGCGTATACACACCATATTCATAGCTATTGTACGATTAGTAACAAAGTACTCACTTTCGCTTTGACTGATGTGCCCGATTCAATATGTTGACAGTGCTATACTGCTTCTTGAGATAACGCGTTACATAGCTTTTATGTGAGACATAATACGCTCTTTTTCTCCGAGCACTCATAATGTTGCGTTCTCGTCCTGTGGTATGCTCTTAAGTTTTACGGTCGTTTGATTAAAGTTATTTCATT belongs to Zeugodacus cucurbitae isolate PBARC_wt_2022May chromosome 6, idZeuCucr1.2, whole genome shotgun sequence and includes:
- the LOC105209370 gene encoding putative inorganic phosphate cotransporter, giving the protein MSENKNEAELDKGPRFGVRHIQTILLFLSIMVAYMSRLNISVAIVAMTNAASTNPNFEEFDWTEKQKSYIISCFYWGYVITQFPGGYLSRRYGAKIVMGVSIFGSALCSLFTPFLVPWGGWQVFCAIRIAQGLCQAAVFPAIHQHIAKWSPPHERNMIGALTYSGEDCGIVLAMLVSGLIASSPIGWPGISYISAGICFAWCILWIIFSSNDPPSSRFITKAECEYIETSMKREEDFHKKKIPVPWFAMLTSVPFVAVLLVRCSETWGFSTIQSQIPSYMNGVLNMDIKSNAFFSALPYIARWIMTYIYLFFGNMAVAKSWLSLTTVRKIANTMALWLPAFLLIGVGFLDDSNKALAVALMTINVGLNGGATIGCVLNTIDLSPNHAGVVMGIINPLANIIPLITPLVVGVIVTDVHNRSEWQIVFIIAASIFFIGNLIFIIFGSAETQPWDAPDFLRKDNVEEPVAVPPKSTFKEIFGGDDDKYDIEGWAVQNVNDSKSKSDADGKF
- the LOC105209400 gene encoding putative inorganic phosphate cotransporter; amino-acid sequence: MSTEQIVVGADKGPRFGVRHVQTLLLFFNIVAVSISRLNISVAVVAMTNAESTNPNFQEFDWTEQQKSYIISSFYWGYVVTQFPGGYLSRRFGAKIVMSIGVFGSSVCSLLTPFLVPWGGWQIYCVIRILQGLCQAALFPAIHEHIAKWSPPQERNLLGALTYSGVDCGTVLAMLVSGMIASSAIGWPGISYISASIGFVWCVFWQIFAANNPPKSRFITKAECEYIESSMKREDDFHERKIPVPWLAMFTSVPFLALLFVRCAETWGFSTVQTQVPSYFNGVFNMNIKSNALCSALPYIARWIMSYTYLFFGNMAVAKNWLSLTAVRKIANTMALWLPAFLMIGIGFLDDTNKSWAIALMTLNVGFNGGITIGCVLSTIDVSPNHAGVVMGIVNTLANVVSLLTPLVVGFIVTDAHNRAEWQVVFIIAASVFFVGNLIYIIYGTAEAQPWDAPDYLLRNNIEASPKSARCETFKMFADSCDAQREIEDWSKERVSDREPYLVQKMDCEDSSHNRKY